Proteins from a genomic interval of Stenotrophomonas sp. WZN-1:
- the msrB gene encoding peptide-methionine (R)-S-oxide reductase MsrB, translating into MSLSRRHLLGLGGVATAAGLLGLGACSRAAPAAAEARPSRQFEVMRSDADWRQRLTPAQYAVLRQQATERPWSSPLNKEHRQGTFACAGCALPLFSSSTKFESGTGWPSFWAPLHNAIGEDRDVTFGMLRVEVHCRRCGGHLGHVFNDGPRPTGLRYCMNGAAMVFVPGAPEGTADGWRVPVGSSTASGA; encoded by the coding sequence ATGTCCCTCTCCCGCCGCCATCTGCTGGGCCTGGGCGGTGTTGCCACCGCTGCCGGACTGCTCGGCCTGGGGGCCTGCAGCCGCGCCGCCCCGGCCGCCGCCGAAGCGCGTCCGTCGCGACAGTTCGAGGTCATGCGCAGCGATGCCGACTGGCGCCAGCGCCTGACGCCGGCGCAGTACGCGGTGCTGCGCCAGCAGGCCACCGAACGGCCGTGGAGCAGCCCGCTCAACAAGGAACACCGGCAGGGCACCTTCGCCTGCGCCGGCTGTGCGCTGCCGCTGTTCTCCTCGTCCACCAAGTTCGAGAGCGGCACCGGCTGGCCCAGCTTCTGGGCGCCGCTGCACAACGCCATCGGCGAAGACCGCGACGTCACCTTCGGGATGCTGCGGGTGGAGGTGCACTGCCGCCGCTGTGGCGGCCACCTCGGCCATGTGTTCAATGATGGCCCGCGCCCGACCGGGCTGCGCTACTGCATGAACGGTGCGGCGATGGTGTTCGTTCCCGGTGCCCCTGAAGGCACTGCCGACGGCTGGCGGGTGCCGGTCGGTTCTTCCACTGCGTCCGGAGCCTGA
- a CDS encoding response regulator transcription factor has product MSTKRVLIVEDDAHIADLLRMHLGDEGYDVAHAASGDAGLRLLEQDGPWDALVLDVMLPGVDGLQVCQRARAMARYVPIIIISARGSETQRIVGLELGADDYLAKPFSMPELVARVRALLRRAEAMAQSARIDAGAIELGGLQLDPVARTASVDGSALELTPREFDLLLFFARHPDQVFARMELLNQVWGYQHDGYEHTVNTHINRLRSKIEPDPANPRRLLTVWGRGYKLVDPAGAAA; this is encoded by the coding sequence ATGTCCACCAAACGCGTGCTGATCGTTGAAGACGATGCCCACATCGCCGACCTGCTGCGCATGCATCTGGGCGACGAGGGTTACGACGTCGCCCATGCCGCCAGCGGCGATGCCGGCCTGCGCCTGCTCGAGCAGGACGGCCCGTGGGATGCGCTGGTGCTGGACGTGATGCTGCCCGGCGTGGATGGCCTGCAGGTGTGCCAGCGTGCACGCGCGATGGCACGGTACGTGCCGATCATCATCATCAGCGCGCGTGGCAGCGAAACCCAGCGCATCGTTGGCCTGGAACTGGGCGCGGACGACTACCTGGCAAAGCCCTTTTCGATGCCGGAACTGGTGGCACGGGTGCGTGCGCTGCTGCGCCGCGCCGAGGCGATGGCGCAGAGCGCACGCATCGATGCCGGCGCGATCGAGCTGGGTGGGCTGCAGCTCGATCCGGTCGCGCGCACCGCCTCGGTGGATGGCAGCGCGCTGGAGCTGACCCCGCGCGAGTTCGATCTGCTGTTGTTCTTCGCCCGTCATCCGGACCAGGTGTTCGCGCGCATGGAACTGCTCAACCAGGTCTGGGGCTACCAGCACGATGGCTACGAGCATACGGTCAACACCCACATCAACCGCCTGCGCAGCAAGATCGAACCTGACCCGGCCAACCCACGGCGGTTGCTGACGGTGTGGGGCCGCGGCTACAAGCTGGTCGACCCGGCCGGGGCGGCGGCATGA
- a CDS encoding HAMP domain-containing sensor histidine kinase has translation MIKPNLWQKLAAVIAALMLMCCMALLALQMRANTRHEQEVVQRLSLGLAEHIAQRSELMDTSGMRDAAVRALFGQLMAVNPSVEVYLLDDQGRILGHDAPSGHLVRNKVDVAPLRRLMSGAPLPILGDDPRSADGRKVFSAAPLIVQGRQAGYVYVVLVGEHRQMLADDLAAGSQWNTTWWSVMLVGSLGLLAGLVAFYWVTRPLRRLTRRIQAFDIDAPTPLPPPEPLRPGERDELVILEHAHAQMAQRLGEQWQQLRQQDLQRRELVANISHDLRTPLSSLHGYLETLALKDATLSPDERRRYLGIALAQSAKVGRLARALFELARLEHGEVRLEWEVFALPELLQDVLQKFELAAQARGQQLHAAFPPGLPLVRADLGLVERVLTNLLDNALRHAPDGGQIEVRLRATPDSVEVSVADDGPGVAPALRNQLFQAPAALGARRGENGGLGLLIVQRIVQLHGRRIELRDSERGALFVFALPRAEPAV, from the coding sequence ATGATCAAGCCCAACCTGTGGCAGAAGCTGGCGGCGGTGATCGCCGCGCTGATGCTGATGTGCTGCATGGCGCTGCTGGCACTGCAGATGCGTGCCAACACCCGCCACGAGCAGGAGGTGGTGCAGCGGCTGTCGCTGGGCCTGGCCGAGCACATCGCCCAGCGCAGCGAACTGATGGACACCAGCGGCATGCGCGATGCCGCGGTGCGCGCGCTGTTCGGCCAGCTGATGGCGGTCAATCCCAGCGTCGAGGTCTACCTGCTGGACGACCAGGGCCGCATTCTCGGCCACGATGCGCCCAGTGGCCATCTGGTGCGCAACAAGGTGGACGTAGCACCGCTGCGCCGGCTGATGTCGGGTGCGCCACTGCCGATCCTCGGCGATGACCCGCGCAGCGCGGACGGCCGCAAGGTGTTCAGCGCTGCACCGTTGATCGTGCAGGGCCGCCAGGCCGGCTACGTGTACGTGGTGCTGGTCGGCGAACACCGGCAGATGCTCGCCGACGACCTCGCGGCCGGCAGCCAGTGGAACACCACGTGGTGGTCGGTGATGCTGGTCGGAAGCCTCGGCCTGCTGGCCGGGCTGGTGGCGTTCTACTGGGTGACGCGCCCGCTGCGGCGGCTGACCCGGCGCATCCAGGCGTTCGACATCGACGCGCCGACCCCACTGCCGCCGCCAGAGCCACTGCGGCCCGGTGAGCGCGATGAACTGGTGATCCTGGAACACGCGCACGCGCAGATGGCGCAGCGGCTGGGTGAGCAATGGCAGCAGTTGCGTCAGCAGGACCTGCAGCGGCGCGAACTGGTGGCCAACATCTCGCATGACCTGCGCACGCCGTTGTCGTCGCTGCACGGCTACCTGGAAACGCTGGCGCTGAAGGACGCCACGCTGTCGCCGGACGAGCGCCGCCGCTACCTCGGCATTGCGCTGGCGCAGAGCGCCAAGGTCGGTCGCCTGGCACGCGCGCTGTTCGAGCTGGCGCGGCTGGAACATGGCGAAGTGCGCCTGGAGTGGGAAGTGTTCGCGCTGCCGGAACTGCTGCAGGACGTACTGCAGAAGTTCGAGCTGGCCGCGCAGGCGCGTGGCCAACAGCTGCACGCGGCGTTTCCGCCCGGCCTGCCGCTGGTCCGCGCCGACCTGGGCCTGGTCGAGCGGGTGCTGACCAACCTGCTCGACAACGCGCTGCGGCATGCGCCCGACGGTGGCCAGATCGAGGTGCGCCTGCGTGCCACGCCCGACAGCGTGGAGGTCAGCGTGGCCGATGATGGCCCCGGGGTGGCGCCAGCGCTGCGAAACCAGTTGTTCCAGGCGCCGGCCGCGCTGGGCGCGCGGCGCGGCGAGAACGGCGGATTGGGCCTGTTGATCGTGCAGCGCATCGTGCAGTTGCATGGCCGCCGTATCGAACTGCGCGACAGCGAACGAGGTGCGCTGTTCGTGTTTGCCCTGCCGCGCGCGGAACCGGCGGTCTAG
- a CDS encoding ATP-binding protein has protein sequence MKRTPSAMRGHAFHFLRYGIGFLVAHLLLIVLGLWAWDALLEDRTEAGLQAEMRGTHALLQHRFAETPREQWPVLARELDADFAYALRMVPLAEAVKELPASQRPPFNNGRVQIDLEHMRSLQRIGDSDYAVMLGPLDEALPDEGWQDSEVSGVAILLLILMVAVALPMYVMVYRLWRDVSQLAQAARQMRDGQLDTRAPRAGTALVRPLANAFNHMAEQLQQLLESQRVLAQAVAHEVRTPLARMRFGLADLEDTALDDVQRDALGGLRTDVDRLQHLTDAGVEYAALGRCHQLTRQRLQLAALVRGVVAQFAPLPMPVQQALSPAGLVNVNRHMLELALRNLLGNALRYARRQVRIASTVNDGWLCVQVEDDGPGIAPELRGQVLQPYVRLDPGSPGFGLGLALVQVVADKHGGHVEVTDSELGGACIRLHLPLETGGVVEGESAC, from the coding sequence ATGAAGCGCACGCCTTCGGCGATGCGCGGCCATGCCTTCCACTTCCTGCGCTACGGCATCGGTTTCCTGGTCGCCCACCTGTTGTTGATCGTGCTGGGCCTGTGGGCCTGGGACGCGCTGCTGGAAGACCGCACCGAAGCCGGGCTGCAGGCCGAGATGCGCGGCACACATGCGCTGCTGCAGCATCGCTTCGCCGAAACGCCGCGCGAGCAGTGGCCCGTGCTGGCACGCGAACTCGACGCCGATTTCGCCTACGCGCTGCGCATGGTACCGCTGGCCGAGGCGGTGAAGGAGCTGCCGGCCAGCCAGCGCCCGCCGTTCAACAATGGCCGTGTGCAGATCGACCTGGAGCACATGCGCAGCCTGCAGCGGATCGGCGACAGCGACTATGCGGTGATGCTGGGTCCGCTGGACGAAGCGTTGCCGGATGAGGGTTGGCAGGACAGCGAAGTATCCGGTGTGGCAATCCTGCTGCTGATCCTGATGGTGGCGGTGGCACTGCCGATGTACGTGATGGTCTACCGGCTGTGGCGCGACGTCTCGCAATTGGCCCAGGCCGCGCGGCAGATGCGCGACGGCCAGCTGGATACCCGCGCGCCGCGCGCCGGTACCGCGCTGGTGCGGCCGTTGGCCAACGCCTTCAACCACATGGCCGAGCAGCTGCAGCAGCTGCTGGAAAGCCAGCGCGTGCTGGCCCAGGCGGTGGCACACGAAGTCCGCACGCCGTTGGCACGGATGCGTTTCGGCCTGGCCGACCTGGAAGACACCGCACTCGACGATGTGCAGCGCGATGCGCTGGGCGGGCTGCGCACCGATGTGGATCGGCTGCAGCACCTGACCGATGCCGGCGTCGAATATGCCGCACTGGGCCGCTGCCACCAGCTGACCCGCCAGCGCCTGCAGCTGGCGGCGCTGGTGCGCGGCGTGGTGGCCCAGTTCGCACCGTTGCCGATGCCAGTACAGCAGGCGCTGTCACCAGCGGGCCTGGTCAACGTCAACCGGCACATGCTGGAACTGGCGCTGCGCAACCTGCTCGGCAATGCGCTGCGTTACGCGCGTCGGCAGGTCCGCATTGCCAGCACGGTCAATGACGGCTGGCTGTGCGTGCAGGTGGAGGACGACGGCCCCGGCATCGCACCGGAACTTCGCGGCCAGGTGCTGCAGCCCTATGTGCGGCTGGACCCGGGCAGCCCCGGTTTCGGCCTTGGCCTGGCGCTGGTGCAGGTGGTCGCCGACAAGCATGGCGGCCACGTCGAGGTGACCGATTCGGAGTTGGGCGGCGCCTGCATCCGCCTGCACCTGCCGCTGGAAACCGGCGGTGTCGTGGAGGGCGAGTCGGCCTGCTAG
- a CDS encoding winged helix-turn-helix domain-containing protein gives MLDIVLVEDDARLGTMVSDYLQRHGYQVAHERSGERAVARILAEKPALVLLDVGLPDQDGFEVCRQIRPHYDGIICVLTARTDNIDQVLGLELGADDYIGKPIEPRVLLARLRAHLRRHRRVEPRDGSLRFGELNIDPSTRNVHLQGGLLELTTAEFDLLFLLASNAGQILDRDALLRGLRGIAFDGLDRSIDARISRLRRKLGDNPEQPERIKTVRGRGYLFSRSAWG, from the coding sequence ATGCTGGATATCGTACTGGTCGAAGACGATGCCCGCCTGGGAACGATGGTCAGCGACTACCTGCAACGGCATGGCTACCAGGTGGCCCACGAGCGCAGCGGCGAGCGCGCAGTGGCCCGGATCCTGGCCGAAAAGCCGGCCCTGGTGCTGCTCGATGTCGGCCTGCCCGACCAGGATGGTTTCGAAGTGTGTCGGCAGATCCGGCCCCATTATGACGGCATCATCTGCGTGCTGACCGCCCGTACCGACAACATCGACCAGGTGCTGGGCCTGGAGCTGGGGGCCGATGACTACATCGGCAAACCGATCGAACCGCGGGTGCTGCTGGCGCGGCTGCGGGCCCATCTGCGCCGCCACCGCCGCGTCGAGCCGCGTGACGGCAGCCTGCGCTTCGGCGAGCTGAACATCGACCCGTCCACCCGCAACGTGCACCTGCAGGGCGGCCTGCTGGAGCTGACCACGGCCGAGTTCGACCTGCTGTTCCTGCTGGCCAGCAACGCCGGCCAGATCCTGGACCGCGACGCGCTGCTGCGCGGCCTGCGTGGCATCGCCTTCGACGGCCTGGACCGTTCGATCGATGCCCGCATCTCGCGCCTGCGCCGCAAGCTGGGCGACAACCCCGAGCAGCCGGAACGGATCAAGACCGTCCGCGGCCGCGGCTACCTGTTCAGCCGCTCGGCATGGGGATGA
- the asnB gene encoding asparagine synthase (glutamine-hydrolyzing), whose amino-acid sequence MSGVVGAWLPPAEDEQLLQQLAPMLRALQQRGRGRIGYWTDAEAGLALGHCRAPTDTPLQPLSSDCGRYVLCLDGRLYNRADLQAQLRDLPRSCSDARLLLQAIVEWGVQRALSRIEGAFGFSVWDRESRVLWLARDPVGERPLYYGWYQGQFLFASELKALQAFAGFAPSIDQDALSLLLRHDYVPAPHTIYRGIHKLVAGAMLRIDLSDHAAGYSSQATQGGARYWCARDAMQSALQEPLQPAPSLEQATDQLESVLQKAIASRMHSPLACGAFLSGGTDSSLVTAMMQAQSTLPIEAWTVGFDDPGHDESDWASQVARHLGVQHHLHRMDARQGLDLLQRLPQVWCEPFADASQLPTLLASELLGARKPVALTGDGGDELFFGHPSYGRALRNARLCGGLPDWVRDLARRSGNRMNVERGRLGGWRALVAEVAANDVEGHYLQRVTRWRQPAQVVLGAREPVTIFQQQDTALPAEARIQLLDFRMDLAEGILAKVDRAGMAAGVETRAPLLDMEVVRLAWRLPQHLKYHDGEHKLILKHLLARYLPEPLVYRPKRGFGPPMARWLAGPLRDWAEALLDPQLLRNQGCFDVARVRGIWEAFLRGERKWHTHLWNVLMFQAWHQHWHGGRGR is encoded by the coding sequence ATGAGCGGCGTGGTCGGGGCCTGGCTGCCGCCCGCCGAAGACGAGCAGCTGTTGCAGCAGCTGGCCCCGATGCTGCGCGCCCTGCAGCAGCGTGGGCGTGGCCGCATCGGCTACTGGACCGACGCCGAGGCCGGCCTCGCGCTGGGCCATTGCCGGGCGCCGACCGATACGCCGTTGCAGCCGCTGAGCTCGGACTGCGGTCGCTACGTGCTGTGCCTGGACGGCCGCCTGTACAACCGCGCTGACCTGCAGGCGCAGTTGCGCGATCTGCCCCGCAGCTGCAGCGATGCGCGGCTGCTGCTGCAGGCGATCGTCGAATGGGGGGTGCAGCGGGCGTTGTCGCGCATCGAGGGTGCCTTCGGTTTCAGCGTCTGGGACCGGGAGTCGCGCGTGCTGTGGCTGGCCCGTGATCCGGTCGGCGAGCGACCGCTGTATTACGGCTGGTACCAGGGCCAGTTCCTGTTCGCCTCCGAGTTGAAGGCGCTGCAGGCCTTCGCCGGCTTCGCGCCGAGCATCGACCAGGATGCCCTGAGCCTGCTGCTGCGCCATGACTATGTGCCGGCGCCTCACACCATCTACCGCGGCATCCACAAGCTGGTGGCGGGCGCGATGCTGCGCATCGATCTCAGCGACCATGCCGCCGGTTACTCCAGCCAGGCAACGCAGGGAGGCGCGCGCTACTGGTGCGCACGCGATGCGATGCAGAGCGCACTGCAGGAACCGCTGCAGCCGGCGCCGAGCCTGGAGCAGGCCACCGACCAGCTCGAATCTGTGCTGCAGAAGGCGATCGCTTCACGCATGCACTCGCCGCTGGCGTGCGGCGCGTTCCTGTCCGGCGGCACCGACTCCTCGCTGGTGACGGCGATGATGCAGGCACAATCGACCCTGCCGATCGAAGCGTGGACGGTCGGCTTCGACGATCCGGGGCATGACGAGAGCGACTGGGCTTCGCAGGTCGCGCGCCACCTGGGTGTGCAGCACCACCTGCACCGGATGGACGCGCGCCAGGGCCTGGACCTGCTGCAGCGCCTGCCGCAGGTCTGGTGCGAGCCCTTCGCCGACGCTTCGCAGCTGCCGACGTTGCTGGCCAGTGAACTGCTGGGGGCGCGCAAGCCGGTGGCGCTGACCGGTGACGGTGGCGATGAACTGTTCTTCGGCCACCCCAGCTATGGCCGCGCGCTGCGCAATGCACGCCTGTGCGGTGGCCTGCCGGACTGGGTACGCGACCTGGCGCGGCGCAGCGGCAACCGCATGAACGTCGAGCGCGGCCGCCTCGGTGGCTGGCGCGCACTGGTGGCCGAGGTGGCTGCCAACGATGTGGAAGGCCACTACCTGCAGCGCGTGACCCGCTGGCGGCAGCCGGCGCAGGTGGTGCTGGGCGCGCGCGAACCGGTGACGATCTTCCAGCAGCAGGACACGGCGCTGCCGGCCGAGGCGCGCATCCAGCTGTTGGATTTCCGCATGGACCTGGCTGAGGGCATCCTGGCCAAGGTTGATCGCGCGGGCATGGCGGCGGGCGTTGAAACCCGTGCGCCGCTGCTGGACATGGAGGTGGTTCGCCTGGCCTGGCGGCTGCCGCAGCACCTGAAGTACCACGATGGCGAGCACAAGCTGATTCTGAAGCACCTGCTGGCGCGCTACCTGCCGGAACCGCTGGTGTATCGCCCCAAGCGCGGTTTCGGTCCGCCGATGGCGCGTTGGCTGGCGGGCCCGCTGCGCGACTGGGCGGAGGCATTGCTGGATCCGCAGCTGCTGCGCAACCAGGGCTGCTTCGATGTGGCGCGCGTGCGCGGCATCTGGGAGGCGTTCCTGCGAGGCGAGCGCAAGTGGCACACGCACCTGTGGAACGTGCTGATGTTCCAGGCGTGGCACCAGCATTGGCACGGTGGTCGCGGGCGCTGA
- a CDS encoding phasin family protein, with protein sequence MAAAFSDRFSDATRQLAAAATRANRLALENAESMFGVQLKVMERNLTATGGWLGELARGEDAAGTLSKGAQLWQDNLQRLGQAQQDVVGLGLQASKAWSELVQGYNESTADANNH encoded by the coding sequence ATGGCCGCCGCCTTCAGCGATCGCTTCAGTGATGCCACCCGCCAGCTCGCCGCCGCGGCAACGCGTGCGAACCGGTTGGCGTTGGAGAACGCGGAAAGCATGTTCGGCGTGCAGCTGAAGGTGATGGAGCGCAACCTGACCGCGACCGGTGGCTGGCTCGGTGAACTGGCCCGCGGCGAGGATGCGGCCGGGACACTCTCCAAGGGCGCGCAGCTGTGGCAGGACAACCTGCAGCGGCTGGGCCAGGCCCAACAGGACGTGGTCGGTCTCGGCCTGCAGGCCAGCAAGGCCTGGTCCGAACTGGTGCAGGGCTACAACGAATCGACGGCGGACGCGAACAACCACTGA
- the queD gene encoding 6-carboxytetrahydropterin synthase QueD, whose amino-acid sequence MEIFKVFMLEAAHRLPNVPPGHKCARLHGHSFRVELKVEGEPGAQTGWVMDFGDVKAAFQPIYDRLDHHYLNDIPGLENPTSENLAVWIWNELKPSLPALSEITVHETCTSGCRYRGPVA is encoded by the coding sequence ATGGAAATCTTCAAAGTCTTCATGCTCGAGGCGGCGCACCGCCTCCCCAACGTGCCGCCGGGGCACAAGTGCGCGCGCCTGCACGGCCACTCGTTCCGGGTGGAACTGAAGGTCGAGGGCGAGCCGGGTGCGCAGACCGGCTGGGTCATGGATTTCGGCGACGTGAAGGCGGCCTTCCAGCCGATCTACGACCGCCTGGACCATCACTACCTCAATGACATCCCCGGCCTGGAGAACCCGACCAGCGAGAACCTGGCGGTGTGGATCTGGAACGAGCTCAAGCCGAGCCTGCCGGCGCTGAGCGAGATCACTGTGCACGAAACCTGCACGTCGGGTTGCCGTTACCGCGGCCCGGTGGCCTGA
- a CDS encoding TonB-dependent receptor — translation MPKHTLLVAALAVALAAPLSAAAETSADANGEASTLAAVRVTGSNIKRTDTEASNPVQVIGRQQLEQTGKATVADVLRSISANTGNASNETTNNGWASGSAGIGLRGLSQKNTLVLLNGRRLANYGFPAGGLSDTFVDLNALPLVAVERIEVLKDGASAVYGSDAVAGVVNIITRQNFEGAEIGGSFGGADQGGLHEQNLKFVGGLGDLDTDGYNILFSLQGYNRERLDQDERNLTKSGIYTDKPGGRWNGWSAKGARYLVNGVSVPMLDANGNCPAGTTRVASAPIDGLAGDTCGFNQAPFTTLIPSTKRYQAYANGTFRLNDNVEAFGEVLYSQIKSAAWFGSSPFFTLESGRFALNANSGLAEPVSSLLPANNPYNPYGRAIPIEYTFFDLGGTIKTNRSTAYRGVFGLRGTTANWDWEVAAFGARSSERESVSGGFANRWALANALATGSYNLLDPAATPQSVRDSINIATLRPAESKLQGVDAKISGSLGHTWAGEIGFAAGAEWRHEKLDSNNPWQIDAGLQVRPAIAEVHGQRQVSAAYAEVNVPLASTLELSAAARADHYDDFGDAFSPKIGLRWQPLDFLLVRASASKGFRAPSLSENSNSTSIAYGSVVDPRDPDVPGSRQNPTFFTVGNNELKPERTKSVNFGVVLSPWANTNLSVDYYRIQLDNLVGTNNTQTLVNDNVAGAVQRDERGKLQAVYNRYQNLSELKTSGIDVELRQRIPTAALGDFTVSSAYTHVRDYRRPTVVGGPLVDYAGSNLGATLPKDKATTTLDWKYGDFNAAVTWYYTSGYRQEASTAAKAVQQRVGSYSQYDLYLAYTGIDKLTVYAKVQNLADKTPPYDASYPGIRAPYDFSQYDLRGRYFTLGFDYRF, via the coding sequence ATGCCCAAGCACACCCTGCTCGTGGCGGCCCTGGCCGTCGCTCTGGCCGCGCCTTTGTCCGCCGCCGCCGAAACTTCCGCCGACGCCAATGGCGAAGCCAGCACCCTGGCCGCCGTGCGCGTCACCGGTTCCAACATCAAGCGCACCGATACCGAAGCCTCCAACCCGGTGCAGGTGATCGGCCGCCAACAGCTGGAACAGACCGGCAAGGCCACCGTGGCCGATGTACTGCGTTCGATCTCGGCCAACACCGGCAACGCCAGCAACGAAACCACCAACAACGGTTGGGCCTCTGGCTCGGCCGGCATTGGCCTGCGCGGCCTGTCGCAGAAGAACACGCTGGTGCTGCTCAACGGACGCCGCCTGGCCAACTACGGCTTCCCGGCCGGCGGCCTGTCCGACACCTTCGTCGATCTCAACGCCCTGCCGCTGGTCGCGGTCGAGCGCATCGAAGTGCTCAAGGACGGCGCCTCGGCGGTGTACGGCTCCGACGCCGTGGCCGGCGTGGTCAACATCATCACCCGGCAGAACTTCGAAGGCGCCGAGATCGGCGGCAGCTTCGGCGGTGCCGACCAGGGCGGCCTGCACGAGCAGAACCTGAAGTTCGTCGGCGGCCTCGGTGATCTCGACACCGATGGCTACAACATCCTCTTCAGCCTGCAGGGTTACAACCGCGAGCGCCTCGACCAGGACGAGCGCAACCTGACCAAGAGCGGCATCTACACCGACAAGCCCGGTGGCCGCTGGAACGGCTGGTCGGCCAAGGGCGCGCGCTATCTGGTCAACGGCGTGTCGGTGCCGATGCTCGACGCCAACGGCAACTGCCCGGCCGGTACCACCCGCGTCGCCAGCGCGCCGATCGATGGCCTGGCCGGCGATACCTGCGGTTTCAACCAGGCACCGTTCACCACGCTGATCCCCTCGACCAAGCGCTACCAGGCCTATGCCAACGGTACCTTCCGCCTGAACGACAATGTCGAAGCCTTCGGCGAAGTGCTGTACAGCCAGATCAAGAGTGCCGCGTGGTTCGGCAGCAGCCCGTTCTTCACCCTGGAAAGTGGCCGTTTCGCCTTGAACGCGAACAGCGGCCTGGCCGAGCCGGTGTCATCGCTGCTGCCGGCCAACAATCCGTACAACCCCTACGGCCGCGCGATCCCGATCGAGTACACCTTCTTCGACCTCGGCGGCACGATCAAGACCAACCGCTCCACCGCCTATCGCGGCGTGTTCGGCCTGCGCGGCACCACTGCGAACTGGGACTGGGAAGTGGCCGCATTCGGTGCGCGCAGCAGCGAGCGCGAGAGTGTGTCCGGTGGCTTCGCCAACCGCTGGGCGCTGGCCAACGCACTGGCCACCGGCAGCTACAACCTGCTGGACCCGGCGGCCACGCCCCAGTCGGTGCGTGATTCGATCAACATCGCCACGCTGCGCCCGGCCGAGTCCAAGCTGCAGGGCGTCGACGCGAAGATTTCCGGCAGCCTGGGCCACACCTGGGCCGGCGAGATCGGCTTCGCCGCCGGTGCAGAATGGCGCCACGAGAAGCTCGACTCCAACAACCCGTGGCAGATCGATGCCGGCCTGCAGGTGCGCCCGGCCATTGCCGAAGTGCATGGCCAGCGCCAGGTCAGTGCGGCCTACGCCGAAGTGAACGTTCCGCTGGCCTCGACGCTGGAGCTGTCCGCCGCCGCGCGTGCCGATCACTACGATGATTTCGGCGATGCGTTCTCACCGAAGATCGGCCTGCGCTGGCAGCCGCTGGATTTCCTGCTGGTGCGTGCCTCGGCGTCGAAGGGCTTCCGTGCGCCGTCGCTGTCGGAGAACTCGAACAGCACCAGCATCGCCTACGGCAGTGTGGTCGACCCGCGTGATCCGGATGTGCCGGGCTCGCGCCAGAATCCGACCTTCTTCACCGTTGGCAACAACGAACTGAAGCCCGAGCGCACCAAGAGCGTGAACTTCGGCGTGGTGCTGTCGCCGTGGGCCAACACCAACCTGAGCGTGGATTACTACCGCATCCAGCTGGACAACCTGGTCGGCACCAACAACACCCAGACCCTGGTCAACGACAACGTGGCCGGCGCCGTGCAGCGCGACGAGCGCGGCAAGCTGCAGGCGGTCTACAACCGCTACCAGAACCTGAGTGAGCTGAAGACCTCGGGCATCGATGTCGAGCTGCGCCAGCGCATCCCGACCGCTGCGCTGGGTGACTTCACCGTGTCCTCGGCCTACACCCACGTGCGCGACTACCGTCGCCCGACCGTGGTCGGCGGCCCACTGGTGGACTACGCCGGCAGCAACCTGGGCGCAACCTTGCCCAAGGACAAGGCCACCACCACGCTGGACTGGAAGTACGGCGACTTCAACGCAGCGGTGACCTGGTACTACACCAGCGGCTACCGCCAGGAAGCCAGCACTGCAGCGAAGGCCGTGCAGCAGCGTGTCGGCAGCTACAGCCAGTACGACCTGTACCTGGCCTACACCGGTATCGACAAGCTGACGGTGTACGCCAAGGTGCAGAACCTGGCCGACAAGACGCCGCCGTACGACGCCTCGTACCCGGGCATCCGCGCGCCGTACGACTTCAGCCAGTACGACCTGCGTGGCCGCTACTTCACGCTGGGCTTCGATTACCGCTTCTGA